A genomic window from Bacteroidota bacterium includes:
- a CDS encoding anhydro-N-acetylmuramic acid kinase, with product MSGSSLDGLDIAYCEIITGSRFQFKIIAADTIAFNANEQLKLRNIVPDIFNDYKYEHQFFAELSAKAVNVFLGDNNLSKPDIIASHGHTVYHFPAQGKTCQIGDGQLLADLTGCKVINNFRQADIDAGGQGAPLVPICDKLFFTDYDACLNIGGISNISFETKNGRIGFDICGANQLLNYIASTVGLEYDENGELAEAGKIDIDLLDALNNCSYFEMPYPKSLDNHFVRKYFVDRIAACDIPVNDKLATATAHIAQQIAAVIIKHKAEIKSDYKILVTGGGAFNGFLIKSIEEAAQIKINLPATEIIQFKESLAMCLMGALRLLNQPNFLPSVTGATVAVSGGEIFLPNTKRN from the coding sequence ATGTCGGGAAGTTCACTCGATGGGTTAGATATTGCTTATTGCGAAATAATTACCGGTAGTCGTTTTCAATTTAAAATTATTGCTGCAGATACAATTGCGTTTAATGCAAATGAGCAATTAAAACTGCGCAATATTGTTCCCGATATTTTTAATGATTATAAATACGAACATCAATTTTTTGCTGAGTTATCTGCAAAAGCGGTAAATGTTTTTTTGGGAGATAATAATTTATCCAAGCCGGATATTATTGCATCACATGGACATACTGTTTATCATTTTCCTGCTCAGGGTAAAACTTGTCAGATTGGAGATGGACAATTACTTGCAGATTTAACCGGATGTAAAGTAATTAATAATTTTCGGCAGGCGGATATTGATGCAGGTGGACAGGGAGCGCCATTGGTGCCAATTTGCGATAAATTATTTTTTACGGATTATGATGCTTGTTTAAACATTGGCGGGATATCCAATATTTCTTTCGAAACAAAAAACGGACGTATTGGTTTTGATATTTGTGGTGCTAATCAATTACTCAATTATATTGCATCAACAGTAGGTCTAGAATACGATGAAAACGGAGAACTGGCGGAAGCAGGTAAAATTGATATCGATTTATTGGATGCATTAAACAACTGCAGTTATTTTGAAATGCCTTATCCGAAATCGCTGGATAATCATTTTGTTCGAAAATATTTTGTTGACCGTATTGCCGCCTGTGATATTCCTGTTAACGATAAACTTGCAACGGCAACTGCACATATCGCCCAACAAATTGCAGCAGTAATAATTAAACATAAAGCAGAAATTAAAAGTGATTATAAAATATTAGTTACCGGTGGCGGCGCATTTAATGGTTTTTTAATTAAAAGCATTGAAGAAGCTGCACAAATAAAAATAAATTTGCCGGCAACTGAAATTATTCAATTTAAAGAATCGCTGGCAATGTGTTTAATGGGGGCGTTGCGATTATTAAATCAACCAAATTTTTTACCTTCGGTAACAGGAGCAACTGTTGCTGTAAGCGGAGGTGAAATATTTTTACCGAATACGAAACGGAATTAA
- a CDS encoding NAD-dependent epimerase/dehydratase family protein, producing the protein MILVTGANGLVGSYLCRFLVNQGNQVRAIKRPESNLRLVADIANKIEWVDGDVNDISSLDDAMLGVEQIYHCAAVISYVGKNANHLMQVNVEGTANVVNLALDNNIKKLVHISSIAALGRTGKKDEIVTEATPWDRKNLTSDYSISKFLAEREVWRAMAEGLNAVIVNPSIIVGAGNWDSGSCKLFTTIYNGFKYYTNGVTGYVDVRDVLNLLPVNGKRNYR; encoded by the coding sequence ATGATATTAGTAACCGGAGCAAATGGATTAGTGGGCAGTTATTTATGTCGTTTTCTTGTAAATCAAGGCAATCAGGTGCGTGCTATTAAACGACCGGAAAGTAATTTGCGTTTGGTTGCTGATATTGCAAATAAAATTGAATGGGTAGATGGCGATGTGAATGATATTAGCAGCTTGGATGATGCCATGCTGGGTGTGGAACAAATTTATCATTGTGCTGCGGTGATTTCATATGTGGGAAAAAATGCCAATCATTTAATGCAGGTAAATGTAGAAGGAACGGCAAATGTGGTGAATTTGGCGCTGGATAATAATATTAAAAAACTGGTACACATCAGTTCCATAGCAGCACTGGGAAGAACCGGAAAAAAAGATGAAATAGTAACCGAAGCAACACCCTGGGACCGCAAAAATTTAACCTCCGATTATTCTATCAGTAAGTTTCTTGCAGAGCGGGAAGTGTGGCGTGCAATGGCTGAAGGATTAAATGCAGTGATTGTAAATCCATCTATAATTGTTGGTGCCGGAAACTGGGATAGTGGTTCCTGTAAATTATTTACAACTATTTACAACGGATTTAAATATTATACTAACGGTGTAACCGGTTATGTTGATGTTCGTGATGTGTTAAATTTGTTACCGGTTAATGGAAAGCGAAATTACCGGTGA
- a CDS encoding cytochrome c → MKKLLIFFVIISALSFASCSQSDKSNPATPAAVVTPGEQVYIKHCKLCHGSKGDLGLSGAANLKISALNVGEVTQVVAEGRKAMPAWKTQLTPEEIQLVANYVVTLRKN, encoded by the coding sequence ATGAAAAAGCTACTTATTTTTTTTGTAATTATTTCAGCACTTTCATTTGCAAGTTGCTCACAATCTGATAAATCAAACCCTGCAACTCCTGCTGCTGTTGTAACTCCGGGCGAACAGGTTTATATTAAACATTGCAAATTATGCCACGGCAGTAAGGGCGATCTTGGTTTAAGTGGTGCTGCAAACCTGAAAATTTCAGCACTTAATGTTGGTGAAGTTACACAGGTAGTTGCAGAAGGTAGAAAAGCCATGCCGGCCTGGAAAACGCAGCTTACACCTGAAGAAATTCAACTGGTTGCAAATTATGTTGTGACCCTGCGAAAAAATTAA